One genomic region from Nocardia vinacea encodes:
- a CDS encoding pyridoxamine 5'-phosphate oxidase family protein, whose translation MQPNEITEVLNRPISRELLARDLTRLAYVAKDGTPRNVPIAFTWNGSEIVMCTTKNAPKLPALRKNPMVAMTIDTEVHPPKILLVRGRAELDVVDGIPDEYLQMNGTYEMTPEQRVHWEAEVRSLYDGMVRIVVTPTWAKLIDFETTLPSAVEELVRQRDERQLA comes from the coding sequence ATGCAACCGAACGAGATCACCGAAGTTCTGAACCGACCGATCAGCCGAGAACTGTTGGCTCGCGACCTGACCCGCTTGGCCTACGTCGCCAAGGACGGCACACCCCGCAATGTCCCGATCGCATTCACCTGGAATGGCTCGGAGATCGTCATGTGCACCACGAAGAACGCCCCGAAGCTCCCGGCCCTGCGCAAGAACCCGATGGTTGCCATGACGATCGACACCGAGGTGCACCCGCCCAAGATCTTGCTCGTCCGAGGTCGGGCCGAGCTGGACGTCGTCGATGGCATCCCGGACGAGTATCTCCAGATGAACGGCACCTACGAGATGACACCCGAGCAACGGGTTCACTGGGAGGCGGAAGTGCGTTCGCTCTACGACGGCATGGTCCGGATCGTCGTGACCCCGACGTGGGCGAAGCTGATCGACTTCGAGACGACTCTGCCGAGCGCGGTCGAGGAGCTGGTCCGGCAGCGGGACGAGCGTCAACTCGCCTGA
- a CDS encoding maltokinase N-terminal cap-like domain-containing protein, with protein sequence MSPSKLELLTAWLPTRPWYRDGGRAPELSKAGGFRLDDPAGAVGIEFVLVNDSAGPEPITYHVPLTYRDAPLDGAGDALVGTSMHGVLGQRWICDATRDPVAIAQIVALLAGRAQPQAQNMSDTPDPSVVSVGEFPATATEFRSALDTPNHTVIAVGSDRSVRVERVLRPEPATPASDRMDAVRVTVPWQIGNGSSVRGVVLAIGA encoded by the coding sequence ATGTCGCCCAGCAAGCTCGAACTGCTTACCGCCTGGTTGCCGACTCGGCCGTGGTATCGAGACGGCGGGCGTGCGCCGGAGCTGAGCAAGGCCGGGGGTTTCCGGCTCGACGATCCGGCGGGTGCGGTCGGCATCGAATTCGTGCTCGTGAACGACAGCGCTGGACCGGAACCGATCACCTACCACGTGCCGCTCACTTATCGCGACGCACCGCTCGACGGTGCCGGTGACGCTCTCGTCGGCACCTCGATGCACGGTGTGCTCGGACAGCGCTGGATCTGCGACGCGACCCGGGATCCGGTGGCGATCGCTCAGATCGTCGCGCTGCTGGCCGGGCGGGCGCAGCCGCAAGCGCAGAACATGAGTGACACACCGGATCCCTCCGTTGTCTCGGTCGGCGAGTTCCCCGCCACTGCAACGGAATTCCGCTCCGCTCTCGATACACCGAACCACACCGTCATCGCCGTGGGCAGTGATCGAAGCGTTCGGGTCGAGCGGGTCCTGCGTCCCGAGCCCGCCACACCGGCTTCCGACCGGATGGATGCCGTCCGAGTAACCGTGCCATGGCAGATCGGCAATGGTTCCTCCGTGCGCGGTGTGGTCCTGGCGATCGGCGCATGA
- a CDS encoding DUF308 domain-containing protein, whose amino-acid sequence MPENESAGLGGSLADGVRPAVLVAGIGSVVLGVLIAVWPDKTERMAELLFGLYLLLSGAMQLIIAIGARFGAALRMFVFFSGVASLALAVMALHSADSILLLAVWIGLGWAVRGIVQATVSVWADELPEGGWQEIFGLLTMMVGFIMIALPFDSLDVLGVAAGGCAIVIGMLEILTVARGRGAVDPVAAARRIPAAPN is encoded by the coding sequence ATGCCCGAAAACGAGAGTGCGGGTCTTGGGGGTTCGCTTGCCGACGGGGTGCGGCCGGCGGTATTGGTCGCGGGTATCGGCTCGGTGGTTCTCGGAGTGCTGATAGCCGTGTGGCCGGACAAGACCGAGCGGATGGCGGAGTTGTTGTTCGGCCTATACCTACTATTGAGCGGTGCGATGCAGCTGATCATCGCGATAGGCGCGCGGTTCGGGGCGGCACTACGAATGTTTGTATTCTTCAGCGGTGTCGCCTCTTTGGCATTGGCCGTGATGGCGTTGCACAGCGCGGATTCGATCCTGCTGCTCGCGGTGTGGATCGGCCTCGGCTGGGCCGTGCGCGGGATCGTGCAGGCGACCGTGTCGGTCTGGGCCGACGAGTTGCCCGAGGGTGGCTGGCAAGAGATATTCGGGCTGCTGACCATGATGGTGGGATTCATCATGATCGCCCTGCCGTTCGATTCGCTGGACGTACTCGGCGTGGCGGCAGGTGGCTGCGCGATCGTGATCGGCATGCTGGAGATTCTCACGGTCGCGCGCGGACGCGGTGCGGTCGACCCGGTCGCGGCGGCCAGGCGCATTCCGGCAGCGCCGAACTGA